The proteins below come from a single Cricetulus griseus strain 17A/GY chromosome 6, alternate assembly CriGri-PICRH-1.0, whole genome shotgun sequence genomic window:
- the LOC100758769 gene encoding olfactory receptor 4P4, which yields MDRSSNITVFILLGLSQNKNTEVLCFVFFLFCYIAIWMGNVLIMISITCTQLIDQPMYFFLNYLSLSDLCYTSTVTPKLMTDSLAERKIISYNNCMIQLFTTHLFGGIEIFILTGMAYDRYVAICKPLHYTIIMSRHRCNMIIMACCTGGFVHSASQLLLTVFLPFCGPNEIDHYFCDVYPLLKLACSNTHIIGLLVIANSGLIALVTFVVLMMSYFFILYTIRAYSVESRSKALSTCSSHLIVVVLFFAPALFIYIRPATTFPEDKVFALFYTIIAPMFNPLIYTLRNTEMKNALQKVWGHQVFLKGR from the coding sequence ATGGATAGAAGCAGCAATATCACAGTTTTTATTCTGTTGGGACTTTCCCAAAATAAGAACACTGAAGTCCTCTgctttgtattctttttattttgctacATTGCTATTTGGATGGGCAATGTACTCATAATGATTTCTATCACATGCACTCAGCTAATTGATCAAcccatgtatttctttctcaacTATCTCTCACTTTCTGACCTTTGCTACACATCCACAGTGACTCCTAAGTTAATGACTGACTCActggcagaaagaaaaataatttcctatAATAACTGCATGATACAACTCTTTACAACTCATTTATTTGGAGGAATTGAAATCTTTATCCTCACAGGGATGGCCTATGACCGATATGTGGCTATTTGCAAACCACTGCATTACACCATAATCATGAGCAGGCATAGATGTAACATGATAATCATGGCTTGTTGCACTGGGGGATTTGTGCACTCAGCCAGTCAGCTTCTTCTCACTGTCTTCTTACCATTTTGTGGCCCAAATGAGATAGATCACTATTTCTGTGATGTGTACCCATTGTTGAAATTGGCCTGTTCTAATACACACATAATAGGTCTTTTAGTCATTGCTAACTCTGGCTTAATTGCTTTAgtgacttttgttgttttgatgatgtcttattttttcatattgtaTACCATAAGGGCATACTCTGTGGAGAGCAGAAGCAAAGCTTTGTCTACTTGCAGCTCCCACTTGATTGTTGTAGTCCTGTTTTTTGCACCTGCACTATTCATTTACATCAGACCAGCCACCACATTCCCAGAAGACAAAGTGTTTGCTCTTTTCTACACCATAATAGCGCCCATGTTTAACCCTCTGATCTACACCCTGAGAAACACAGAGATGAAGAATGCCCTACAGAAAGTTTGGGGTCATCAAGTATTTCTGAAAGGAAGGTAA